The Malus domestica chromosome 10, GDT2T_hap1 genome contains a region encoding:
- the LOC103412608 gene encoding thaumatin-like protein 1b isoform X2, with the protein MDGPQLSASLLTLLALSFFSEVNSASFKLLNKCRYQVWPGILSGANSAPLSPTGFALKPGKSRTLSVPKSWSGRIWARTLCTEYSPGNFSCVTADCGSGKIECAGGGAKPPATLAEFTLNGADGLDFYDVSLVDGYNLPMLVVPRGGTRGGCSPTGCLVDLNGKCPRALRVREGGWGSVACRSACEAFGDPQFCCSEGYATPDTCQPSAYSLFFKHACPRSYSYAYDDKTSTYTCASADYVIIFCPLPYTRFCSFACISSWSCNLLHYTWV; encoded by the exons ATGGATGGTCCTCAACTCTCTGCCTCTCTCCTCACACTTCTCgcactctctttcttctcag AAGTGAACTCAGCTTCTTTCAAGCTACTCAACAAGTGCCGCTACCAAGTATGGCCCGGAATACTTTCCGGCGCCAATTCGGCGCCTCTCTCCCCCACTGGCTTCGCGCTCAAGCCCGGCAAGTCCCGGACCCTCTCCGTACCCAAATCTTGGTCGGGTCGGATCTGGGCTCGGACTCTGTGCACCGAATACTCGCCCGGTAACTTCTCCTGCGTCACAGCCGACTGCGGCTCGGGAAAAATCGAGTGTGCCGGAGGCGGCGCGAAACCGCCGGCTACGTTGGCCGAGTTCACGCTCAACGGCGCCGACGGCTTGGATTTTTATGACGTCAGCTTGGTGGACGGGTACAACCTGCCGATGCTGGTGGTGCCGCGTGGAGGAACAAGAGGGGGGTGCAGCCCGACTGGGTGCCTTGTGGACTTGAACGGCAAGTGCCCCAGGGCGCTGAGGGTGCGTGAGGGAGGATGGGGGAGCGTGGCGTGTAGGAGCGCGTGCGAGGCGTTTGGAGATCCACAGTTTTGTTGTAGCGAGGGGTACGCTACGCCCGACACATGTCAACCGTCGGCGTACTCGCTGTTTTTCAAGCATGCTTGCCCACGCTCGTATAGCTACGCGTATGACGACAAGACTAGCACTTACACGTGCGCCTCCGCCGACTACGTCATCATATTCTGCCCCTTGCCTTATACGAG GTTTTGTTCGTTTGCTTGTATTTCCTCTTGGAGCTGCAACTTACTGCATTATACTTGGG TCTAA
- the LOC103412608 gene encoding thaumatin-like protein 1b isoform X1, producing the protein MDGPQLSASLLTLLALSFFSEVNSASFKLLNKCRYQVWPGILSGANSAPLSPTGFALKPGKSRTLSVPKSWSGRIWARTLCTEYSPGNFSCVTADCGSGKIECAGGGAKPPATLAEFTLNGADGLDFYDVSLVDGYNLPMLVVPRGGTRGGCSPTGCLVDLNGKCPRALRVREGGWGSVACRSACEAFGDPQFCCSEGYATPDTCQPSAYSLFFKHACPRSYSYAYDDKTSTYTCASADYVIIFCPLPYTSLKVLGARKDGAALPLVNKTMMYF; encoded by the exons ATGGATGGTCCTCAACTCTCTGCCTCTCTCCTCACACTTCTCgcactctctttcttctcag AAGTGAACTCAGCTTCTTTCAAGCTACTCAACAAGTGCCGCTACCAAGTATGGCCCGGAATACTTTCCGGCGCCAATTCGGCGCCTCTCTCCCCCACTGGCTTCGCGCTCAAGCCCGGCAAGTCCCGGACCCTCTCCGTACCCAAATCTTGGTCGGGTCGGATCTGGGCTCGGACTCTGTGCACCGAATACTCGCCCGGTAACTTCTCCTGCGTCACAGCCGACTGCGGCTCGGGAAAAATCGAGTGTGCCGGAGGCGGCGCGAAACCGCCGGCTACGTTGGCCGAGTTCACGCTCAACGGCGCCGACGGCTTGGATTTTTATGACGTCAGCTTGGTGGACGGGTACAACCTGCCGATGCTGGTGGTGCCGCGTGGAGGAACAAGAGGGGGGTGCAGCCCGACTGGGTGCCTTGTGGACTTGAACGGCAAGTGCCCCAGGGCGCTGAGGGTGCGTGAGGGAGGATGGGGGAGCGTGGCGTGTAGGAGCGCGTGCGAGGCGTTTGGAGATCCACAGTTTTGTTGTAGCGAGGGGTACGCTACGCCCGACACATGTCAACCGTCGGCGTACTCGCTGTTTTTCAAGCATGCTTGCCCACGCTCGTATAGCTACGCGTATGACGACAAGACTAGCACTTACACGTGCGCCTCCGCCGACTACGTCATCATATTCTGCCCCTTGCCTTATACGAG TCTAAAGGTGTTGGGAGCTCGAAAAGATGGGGCAGCGCTACCACTGGTTAACAAGACCATGATGTACTTCTAA